A part of Corynebacterium mustelae genomic DNA contains:
- a CDS encoding DUF5979 domain-containing protein → MTAIGLHCNQLRLRRLALINLIIVALVMGFCMAPRHAHAQTEQPGIEFSDLVITKKTANSEPDGVERPKQLRQYDQLSLFFNWRAAQGVVENNFFTLQLPQQFGFVNDFSFPLADTSKTEGGTCSITAATKILTCTFNDKFVTKSNVHGTVRVDLESQAAGQVNQLPFTFSGNRIINYDVPGGEIGHKQVTLNTLNKFGWYSDGKEAATWQIAFFGAWLADSPHSPAVFTDEFELSSKYVEHTLNTQKKISVQEFNTVPGSADTYVYPAIRELKAENVRVDPSNPLKFSFSVPAPPGGWSADKAYEIFYETKPATADRVFIGAQTKNTVKTNFRAMQQEYTLEYQASGSGTITGLNSGTFEIRKLITPESQGVGAGTAFTVRATWNGGQEDVEVRLNGPVAKGTVQVPEGTEITLSEINFPNMNGITFGDPVFSATNPADLQNGNVRITNGGKTAVIRTNSQGNVGVTVTNTTVDAAPFSVVKRASGIDGVENHNFEFSYLCNDPNRSQGTITAKGNGQPVKSDKKFPIGTECTVTEVAAAAEISGKRPTVTPATGVQTVRITKPAANNQVATAEFNNVYAKDKGRFEVRKVVEGLAPADVDAARNKTFHFTYQCNDPAKTTGVIEVKGDGVAKANDKDIEVGSQCTVTEDTARAGIDNYALGNIQPKTVAIAALNLPRVVAEFTNTYSKDKATFRVQKNLTGVAGEQQAEARNRSFKFTYTCGAETGELLVPGDGTWISPLVAGTQEVKKFDVGTSCTITEQPDNTAIDNHDWTPTAAQTKVIAAKDQPVVSFGFTNAYTQHRAKFKVRKQLAGNIAAADEATIKAKQFQFTYECSDGTNGSLTVTGDKEAESLEDFPIGTSCTITETEASANADGYDVAIPKPQVIEIKPRTETTVVEFTNTYTRHTGGFKVVKTVVAKEGAQVPENKTFDFDYTCTKGDEKLTGEITGVTVAEGKTVTGIPVGMSCSVVERDAKIDLMDLTVAVGDPVTIAKDTTGEIAVTNTYTQWVGTITVNKELVGSEAAVAAARNHTYRVGYVCTKGQEQTTGELKITPDTPATLEKIPAGSSCVFTETPDSVAVVGLQFNPAESVTTGTETIKANNDAKTITITNAYSELGRISIRKVLGGLNAPLVAADRKFRVQATWQLAGVNHNQEFDIKAGQTYAELPPLPVGTQVTLKEIKPEDDAILRWDAPIFSSSTPDSLKLNDDGSAVVTITPNSFTQVLDVELRNNSNPPFWWGLIPLVPLLVTPLISMLVKTVTKTTPKPQPPAPQPPKKGIAKQGVAKQKAKAAETQPKQLAKTGASVQWFIAFAALISALGALLMHTHRRRNR, encoded by the coding sequence GTGACAGCGATAGGATTGCACTGTAATCAGTTGCGATTACGCAGGTTAGCGTTGATCAACCTGATTATTGTGGCCCTGGTGATGGGATTTTGCATGGCGCCACGTCATGCTCATGCCCAAACTGAACAACCAGGTATTGAATTTTCCGACTTGGTCATCACTAAAAAGACTGCGAACTCGGAACCTGATGGGGTAGAACGCCCTAAGCAATTGCGGCAATACGACCAACTATCGTTATTCTTTAACTGGCGGGCCGCCCAAGGCGTAGTGGAGAATAACTTCTTCACCCTACAATTACCGCAACAATTCGGTTTCGTGAACGACTTTAGTTTCCCGTTGGCTGATACAAGTAAGACCGAAGGCGGAACGTGTTCGATAACAGCAGCAACCAAGATTTTAACCTGTACGTTTAACGACAAGTTCGTCACGAAAAGCAATGTGCATGGAACGGTCCGGGTGGATCTGGAAAGCCAAGCAGCTGGCCAGGTTAACCAATTACCTTTCACCTTCAGTGGCAATCGCATTATCAACTACGATGTCCCAGGTGGCGAGATTGGCCACAAGCAGGTGACCTTGAATACCCTCAACAAGTTTGGTTGGTATTCCGACGGTAAAGAAGCTGCAACCTGGCAGATCGCATTTTTTGGCGCTTGGTTAGCGGATTCACCGCACTCGCCTGCTGTGTTTACCGATGAATTCGAATTATCCTCGAAATACGTTGAACACACTCTCAACACACAGAAAAAGATATCTGTTCAAGAATTCAATACGGTTCCTGGATCTGCTGACACCTATGTATATCCGGCAATCCGAGAGTTAAAGGCCGAAAACGTTCGGGTTGATCCCTCGAACCCACTGAAATTCAGTTTTAGTGTCCCGGCACCACCTGGTGGGTGGAGCGCGGATAAAGCATATGAAATCTTCTATGAAACCAAACCCGCTACTGCTGACCGTGTGTTCATTGGCGCACAAACGAAGAACACGGTAAAGACAAATTTCCGTGCCATGCAGCAAGAATATACGTTGGAATATCAAGCTTCCGGCTCCGGAACGATCACCGGCTTAAACAGCGGTACCTTTGAAATTCGTAAACTCATTACCCCTGAGTCCCAAGGCGTGGGAGCGGGTACCGCGTTTACCGTTCGAGCCACGTGGAACGGTGGGCAAGAAGATGTCGAAGTACGCCTGAACGGGCCAGTAGCAAAAGGAACGGTACAAGTACCGGAGGGAACGGAAATTACCCTCTCGGAGATCAATTTCCCCAACATGAATGGAATCACCTTCGGTGACCCGGTGTTTAGTGCGACAAACCCTGCTGACCTACAGAACGGAAATGTGCGCATCACCAATGGTGGTAAAACTGCGGTAATTCGTACCAATTCTCAGGGAAATGTGGGTGTCACTGTAACGAATACCACCGTTGATGCGGCACCGTTTAGCGTCGTAAAGCGAGCTTCAGGCATTGATGGTGTAGAAAACCACAACTTTGAATTCAGCTACCTATGTAATGACCCGAATCGTTCCCAAGGCACAATCACCGCTAAAGGCAACGGACAGCCTGTTAAAAGTGATAAGAAGTTCCCCATTGGAACCGAATGCACGGTAACCGAGGTGGCAGCAGCCGCCGAAATTTCTGGCAAACGCCCCACCGTCACTCCAGCTACCGGTGTGCAAACAGTGCGAATTACCAAACCAGCAGCAAACAATCAGGTTGCGACTGCGGAATTTAATAACGTATATGCCAAAGATAAAGGCCGGTTTGAGGTTCGCAAAGTAGTCGAAGGACTAGCTCCAGCCGATGTAGACGCTGCACGGAATAAAACATTCCACTTCACCTACCAATGCAACGACCCGGCCAAAACTACGGGGGTCATCGAAGTTAAAGGCGATGGGGTTGCAAAAGCCAATGACAAAGACATTGAAGTAGGCAGCCAGTGCACAGTGACTGAGGATACAGCTCGTGCCGGAATTGATAATTACGCTCTTGGCAATATCCAACCGAAAACCGTAGCGATAGCTGCGCTGAATCTACCACGAGTGGTCGCTGAATTTACCAACACCTACTCCAAGGATAAAGCTACGTTCCGAGTTCAAAAGAACCTCACGGGTGTAGCTGGTGAGCAACAAGCTGAGGCACGAAACCGAAGCTTCAAATTCACCTACACCTGCGGCGCGGAAACCGGTGAACTTCTGGTTCCTGGCGATGGCACCTGGATTAGCCCATTGGTAGCAGGAACCCAAGAAGTGAAAAAATTCGATGTCGGAACCTCATGTACGATCACCGAACAGCCTGATAATACCGCTATCGATAATCACGATTGGACCCCAACTGCCGCACAGACGAAGGTGATTGCTGCAAAGGATCAGCCAGTTGTATCCTTCGGTTTCACCAATGCCTACACCCAGCACCGCGCGAAGTTTAAGGTGCGTAAACAGCTTGCTGGAAATATTGCTGCTGCTGATGAAGCCACCATCAAGGCAAAACAGTTCCAATTCACCTATGAGTGCAGTGATGGAACGAACGGCTCGTTAACAGTCACAGGGGACAAAGAAGCCGAATCTTTAGAGGACTTCCCGATCGGTACCAGCTGTACTATCACCGAAACCGAAGCATCAGCTAACGCCGATGGCTACGATGTCGCTATTCCAAAGCCGCAGGTAATTGAAATCAAACCTCGCACTGAAACCACCGTTGTGGAATTCACCAACACCTATACCCGCCACACCGGCGGATTCAAGGTGGTCAAGACAGTAGTGGCGAAAGAAGGCGCCCAGGTACCAGAGAACAAGACCTTTGATTTTGATTACACCTGCACAAAAGGCGACGAGAAACTCACCGGTGAGATCACCGGGGTTACCGTAGCGGAAGGTAAAACAGTCACCGGCATTCCAGTTGGCATGTCGTGTTCGGTGGTTGAGCGCGACGCGAAAATTGACTTGATGGATCTAACGGTGGCAGTTGGTGACCCAGTTACCATCGCCAAAGACACCACCGGCGAGATTGCCGTGACCAATACCTACACCCAGTGGGTAGGGACTATCACCGTCAACAAAGAACTGGTTGGTTCTGAAGCAGCCGTGGCCGCAGCCCGCAACCATACTTACCGGGTCGGATATGTCTGCACCAAGGGACAGGAACAAACCACAGGTGAACTTAAGATCACGCCAGACACCCCAGCTACCCTTGAAAAAATTCCAGCTGGCAGTAGCTGCGTATTTACTGAAACCCCAGACTCAGTCGCAGTGGTCGGGTTGCAATTTAACCCAGCGGAATCAGTGACCACCGGTACTGAGACAATTAAGGCAAATAACGACGCTAAAACTATCACCATCACAAATGCCTATAGTGAACTTGGACGCATCAGCATACGGAAAGTACTCGGAGGCCTTAACGCACCGCTGGTAGCCGCCGACAGAAAATTCCGCGTGCAGGCCACCTGGCAGCTAGCTGGCGTGAACCATAACCAAGAATTCGATATCAAGGCCGGTCAAACATACGCCGAACTGCCCCCATTGCCAGTAGGCACCCAAGTAACGTTGAAGGAGATTAAGCCAGAAGATGACGCGATCCTCCGCTGGGATGCGCCAATCTTTAGCTCATCGACCCCGGATTCCCTTAAGCTTAACGACGACGGCAGCGCGGTTGTCACCATCACACCGAATAGCTTCACCCAGGTGCTGGATGTGGAACTGCGCAACAACTCCAACCCGCCATTTTGGTGGGGGCTAATCCCGCTCGTTCCACTTTTGGTGACACCGCTTATCAGCATGCTGGTCAAAACAGTTACAAAGACAACACCAAAACCACAGCCACCTGCGCCGCAACCCCCTAAGAAGGGAATCGCGAAACAAGGAGTTGCTAAGCAGAAAGCAAAAGCAGCTGAAACTCAGCCCAAGCAATTAGCAAAGACTGGTGCTTCAGTACAGTGGTTCATCGCATTTGCAGCTTTGATAAGCGCGCTGGGTGCATTGTTAATGCATACTCATCGGCGGCGTAACCGATAG
- the leuA gene encoding 2-isopropylmalate synthase, whose product MAIHDTFISAPADISTPSGPAAPGQAPWNKQRNSAMPVTRYQAFAEEVEDISLPDRTWPDKKITVAPQWCAVDLRDGNQALIDPMSPERKRRMFNLLVKMGYKEIEVGFPSASQTDFDFVREIIEQNKIPDDVTIQVLVQAREHLIRRTFEACQGAKNVIVHFYNSTSILQRDVVFRKDKESIKKLATDAAHLIKEIAQDYPETKWRWEYSPESFTGTEVAYAKEVVDAVVEVMDPTPENPIIINLPATVEMITPNVYADSIEWMHRNLNRRDSIILSLHPHNDRGTGVAAAELGYLAGADRIEGCLFGNGERTGNVCLVTLGLNMLTQGVDPQIDFSDIDQIRRTVEYCNQLRVPERHPYGGDLVFTAFSGSHQDAVNKGLDAMAARVKPGATHTDVKWEELRGEQWEVPYLPIDPKDVGRNYEAVIRVNSQSGKGGVAYIMKTDHGLALPRPMQVEFSSVVQAVTDAEGGEVESKAMWDIFAREYLDRVTPIEQVSMRVDAAQTENDEAKIQAKLLFNGSEVVIEGHGNGPIAAYANALESLDIDVEVQEYTQHARTSGDDAESAAYILADVNGQKYWGVGIAGSITYASLKAITSAVNRALS is encoded by the coding sequence ATGGCTATCCACGACACATTCATTTCCGCTCCCGCCGATATCTCCACCCCCTCCGGCCCAGCCGCTCCGGGTCAGGCTCCGTGGAACAAACAGCGCAATTCCGCGATGCCTGTTACCCGCTACCAAGCTTTTGCCGAAGAAGTCGAAGACATCAGTTTGCCAGACCGCACCTGGCCAGATAAGAAAATTACGGTCGCCCCACAGTGGTGTGCGGTTGATCTGCGGGATGGTAACCAAGCACTGATCGACCCCATGAGTCCTGAACGCAAACGCCGTATGTTCAATTTGCTGGTCAAGATGGGATACAAAGAAATTGAGGTTGGTTTCCCCTCCGCTTCTCAAACGGATTTCGATTTCGTACGAGAGATCATTGAACAGAATAAAATCCCGGATGATGTGACCATTCAGGTGTTGGTTCAAGCGCGGGAGCACTTGATCCGTCGCACGTTCGAAGCTTGCCAGGGCGCAAAAAACGTGATCGTTCACTTCTACAATTCGACCTCTATCCTGCAACGCGACGTGGTTTTCCGTAAGGATAAGGAGTCCATCAAAAAGCTGGCCACCGATGCCGCACACCTGATTAAAGAAATCGCGCAAGATTACCCAGAAACCAAGTGGCGTTGGGAGTATTCCCCGGAGTCATTTACCGGTACCGAAGTTGCCTATGCCAAAGAAGTCGTCGATGCCGTCGTTGAGGTTATGGACCCTACTCCAGAAAACCCAATCATTATCAACCTGCCAGCAACGGTGGAAATGATCACGCCCAACGTCTATGCGGATTCCATCGAGTGGATGCACCGTAACCTCAATCGCCGTGATTCCATCATTTTGTCACTGCACCCGCATAACGATCGCGGCACAGGTGTGGCAGCAGCAGAATTAGGCTATTTGGCGGGAGCCGACCGCATTGAGGGCTGCCTGTTTGGCAACGGTGAACGCACCGGCAACGTGTGCCTGGTTACCTTGGGGCTGAATATGCTGACCCAAGGTGTTGACCCCCAGATCGATTTCTCCGACATCGACCAAATCCGTCGCACTGTCGAATATTGCAACCAGCTGCGGGTACCAGAACGCCACCCATACGGCGGCGATTTGGTGTTTACCGCGTTCTCTGGCTCGCACCAGGATGCGGTAAACAAGGGCCTGGATGCAATGGCAGCACGGGTTAAGCCCGGCGCGACTCACACTGATGTCAAGTGGGAAGAATTGCGCGGTGAGCAGTGGGAGGTTCCATATCTGCCGATCGACCCGAAAGATGTGGGACGCAATTATGAAGCGGTTATCCGTGTGAATTCCCAGTCCGGCAAGGGCGGCGTTGCTTACATTATGAAGACCGATCATGGGTTGGCGTTGCCACGTCCAATGCAGGTGGAGTTTTCGTCCGTGGTGCAGGCCGTTACTGATGCTGAGGGCGGGGAGGTGGAATCCAAGGCTATGTGGGATATTTTCGCCCGTGAGTATCTGGATCGGGTCACCCCCATCGAGCAGGTTTCCATGCGGGTTGACGCCGCGCAGACGGAAAATGATGAGGCAAAGATCCAAGCTAAGTTACTGTTCAATGGTTCCGAGGTGGTCATTGAAGGTCACGGTAACGGCCCAATCGCTGCGTATGCTAACGCATTGGAGTCGTTGGATATTGACGTTGAGGTGCAGGAATATACCCAGCATGCCCGCACTTCCGGCGACGATGCGGAGTCTGCCGCATATATCTTGGCCGATGTTAATGGCCAGAAGTACTGGGGTGTGGGAATCGCAGGTTCCATCACGTATGCGTCGTTGAAGGCTATTACTTCCGCTGTTAATCGTGCGTTGAGCTAG
- a CDS encoding ArsR/SmtB family transcription factor, protein MRVTKEISKKLSVLSAECACIEGRCSLPDHDADRMALVFKALSDPVRFRIYHFIASNNGGSVCTCHMPEVFGITQPTLSYHLKRLVKAGLVTREMQGKWAHFSIATHSVGQIQTFLDDVLAAAHQPELESVI, encoded by the coding sequence ATGCGTGTGACTAAAGAGATTTCCAAGAAACTATCCGTCCTGTCCGCTGAATGTGCATGCATCGAAGGGCGCTGCAGTCTTCCGGATCACGACGCCGACCGCATGGCTTTGGTGTTCAAAGCCCTATCTGACCCAGTGCGTTTTCGTATCTATCACTTCATTGCGAGTAACAATGGTGGAAGCGTCTGCACTTGCCACATGCCAGAAGTTTTCGGCATCACACAGCCTACCTTGTCCTACCATTTAAAGCGACTGGTCAAGGCTGGCCTTGTTACCCGTGAAATGCAAGGAAAGTGGGCGCATTTCAGCATCGCAACCCACAGCGTAGGACAGATCCAAACCTTCCTTGATGATGTTCTTGCTGCCGCGCATCAACCGGAATTGGAATCTGTAATCTAG
- a CDS encoding DMT family transporter, producing MHNNFLAVGFALAAALVIAWGTVVRHRIAERAPADGTWSGSPLITAIRRPLWWFATSTALIGYFFQVVALSYGTLLIVQPILVLSLMFTMPMSAFYDKRKLQQDELFWGAVLTVAVAVLIILGKPKPGMTIPTFWEWIPALATGTLAMGIIYGLSLRRPKNIQGLMLGVIVGIIYGFIAVLSKATVDVYNMGGLGGLLSSWVFYSLIFGSVFGTIVQQYAFNTGALRLSLPAMTTVEPIVAFSLGYLVLDESFQVNGYNWVFMVVAIVAMILSTFALSARGNH from the coding sequence GTGCACAATAACTTCCTCGCCGTCGGCTTCGCGCTCGCCGCTGCGCTCGTCATCGCGTGGGGCACGGTTGTTCGGCACCGCATTGCCGAACGTGCGCCAGCAGACGGCACCTGGAGTGGCTCACCTCTTATTACCGCGATCCGACGCCCGCTATGGTGGTTCGCCACGTCGACCGCACTCATCGGATATTTCTTTCAGGTTGTCGCACTAAGTTACGGCACGTTATTGATTGTGCAGCCGATCTTGGTTCTTAGTTTGATGTTCACCATGCCCATGTCTGCTTTTTACGACAAACGAAAGCTGCAGCAAGACGAATTATTTTGGGGTGCGGTTCTGACGGTTGCGGTAGCAGTTTTAATTATTTTGGGTAAACCCAAACCTGGTATGACGATCCCTACTTTTTGGGAATGGATTCCAGCGCTTGCGACTGGAACCTTGGCTATGGGGATTATTTATGGACTGTCACTACGCCGCCCCAAAAATATTCAAGGGTTGATGCTAGGCGTAATAGTCGGCATAATTTACGGTTTTATCGCGGTGCTATCGAAAGCGACGGTGGATGTATATAACATGGGTGGGCTTGGCGGTCTGCTCAGTTCCTGGGTGTTTTATTCCCTGATCTTTGGCTCGGTATTTGGCACCATCGTGCAGCAGTATGCATTTAACACTGGCGCGCTGCGGCTATCGCTGCCCGCCATGACTACCGTGGAGCCAATCGTCGCGTTTTCGCTCGGCTACCTCGTACTCGACGAGTCCTTCCAAGTCAATGGCTACAACTGGGTATTTATGGTTGTAGCCATCGTTGCGATGATCTTGTCCACTTTTGCCCTGTCGGCTCGTGGAAACCATTAG
- a CDS encoding aspartate kinase: protein MALVVQKYGGSSLESAERIRRVAERIVATKKQGHDVVVVCSAMGDTTDELLDLAAQVNPVPPAREMDMLLTAGERISNALVAMAIESFGAQAQSFTGSQAGVLTTERHGNARIVDVTPGRVREALDKGMICLVAGFQGVNKDTKDVTTLGRGGSDTTAVALAAALEADVCEIYSDVDGVYTADPRIVSNAQKLDQISFEEMLELAASGSKILVLRSVEYARAFNVPIRVRSSYSNDPGTLVAGSMEDIPVEEAVLVGVATDNSEAKVSVLGIPDNPGEAAKVFRVLADAEINIDMVIQNISSLEDNRTDITFTCPRADGPRALELLKKLQSDGTCENVLYDDQIGKVSLVGAGMKSHPGVTATFCEALRDAGVNIELISTSEIRISVLIRETEMAPSVKALHDAFELGGEEEATVYAGTGR, encoded by the coding sequence GTGGCACTTGTCGTACAAAAATATGGAGGATCTTCGCTCGAAAGCGCGGAACGGATTCGTCGGGTTGCTGAACGCATTGTTGCCACAAAGAAGCAGGGACACGATGTTGTTGTTGTGTGCTCTGCCATGGGGGACACCACCGATGAATTATTGGATCTAGCTGCCCAAGTTAACCCGGTGCCGCCTGCCAGGGAAATGGACATGTTGCTTACCGCCGGTGAGCGCATCTCCAACGCGCTAGTGGCGATGGCTATCGAGTCTTTCGGGGCGCAGGCGCAATCGTTTACCGGTTCTCAGGCTGGGGTACTGACTACTGAGCGGCATGGAAATGCGCGCATCGTAGACGTTACCCCCGGCCGGGTGAGGGAAGCTCTGGATAAAGGAATGATTTGTCTGGTGGCAGGCTTCCAAGGTGTCAATAAAGACACCAAGGACGTAACCACACTGGGACGAGGCGGCTCGGACACCACCGCTGTTGCACTTGCTGCGGCATTAGAAGCGGATGTGTGCGAGATCTATTCGGATGTCGACGGTGTGTATACCGCTGATCCGCGTATCGTTTCCAATGCGCAGAAGCTCGATCAGATTTCTTTCGAAGAGATGCTGGAGTTAGCGGCCTCTGGTTCCAAAATTTTGGTGTTGCGTAGCGTGGAGTACGCGCGCGCCTTTAATGTTCCGATTCGTGTTCGTTCGTCGTATAGCAATGATCCCGGCACGCTGGTTGCCGGTTCAATGGAGGATATTCCTGTGGAAGAAGCAGTTCTAGTTGGTGTGGCTACCGATAATTCTGAGGCCAAGGTTTCGGTTTTGGGCATTCCGGATAATCCTGGTGAAGCCGCGAAGGTATTTCGGGTGCTTGCTGATGCCGAAATCAATATCGACATGGTGATTCAGAATATTTCTTCGCTAGAGGATAATCGCACCGACATCACCTTTACCTGCCCCCGCGCGGATGGCCCACGTGCGCTGGAGCTATTAAAGAAACTGCAATCCGACGGCACCTGTGAAAATGTGCTTTACGACGACCAAATCGGCAAGGTTTCCTTGGTGGGTGCTGGCATGAAATCCCATCCAGGGGTTACCGCCACCTTCTGTGAGGCATTACGGGATGCGGGGGTGAATATCGAACTCATTTCCACATCAGAAATACGTATATCCGTACTGATTCGGGAAACTGAGATGGCACCTTCTGTTAAAGCTTTGCATGATGCCTTCGAATTAGGCGGTGAAGAGGAAGCAACCGTTTATGCTGGGACAGGCCGCTAA